The genomic region TTCTTCGTTTTTAATATTTAGCTCTAAGGTAGCTAAGTTATGAACTGGATTAGGATAAAACTTAATATTATCAACGCTTGATTTTTCTACCGGCTCAGGAATAAGATTATCAGATACAGCAGATACTTTCATTCCACCATTTGAACTATTGCATGGCACTATACGTGCAGAAAAGTCCGACTCCCTAAAAGCATGAAATCCATCTGACAATGTTACATAATTTGTTGATTCATAAGTCACCCAAGTATTGTCCTCAATAATATTACTTGCATCCACTAAATAATAGGCATACTTATAATCTGAATTATTATATGTTACTGGATCTGTTATATAAATTGAATTGCCGCCGATTAGTGAATTTCCTACACCAACTGCATACCAAGCATCTATTACACTCTTTACTTCTGGGGAACATATACCATAAAGATCCTTTGCTGCTTGAATTGTTAGTTGTCTGGCTTGTAAAAAACCAGTCGTACTTGTAAAGTACTTTGTTTGAGCCCTATAGAGTATTTTTTCAGCTTTGGACATATAAATTCTCTGTACATTATAACTATTACCATGATCATTAGTCCCGCTTCCACCCATAGAAATTAGGTAAAACCAGAAATTCATTACACCATTATTAATATGTACTCTTTTATCTTCATCTGTCCCTTGATACCAAAAGGTTCCATTATAAGTATCAGGGTGTAATTCTGCATTGGGGTTGTTCATACTTCGAATTGATGGACGAGTCTTCGGCACTCCCTCGCCCACTAGCCATGTGTTTCTTTTTAAATTAAGAGGTATTGGGTAGTTTCTATCGGAGTACTCTTCTACACATGCTCCCCAGATATCACTTAAACTCTCATTTATGGTACCAGATTCACCAGTAGTAATCAATTTACAAGTTTTACTATTCATTCCATGAGCCCACTCATGCGCAACTATGTCAATTGTAGAATAGGGGTTATTTGCAAATCCTCCACCGATATTAATATGTGTCCCATTCCATTTAGCATTATCTATGCTGCCTTGCACCCAAGCTAGTAATTCACCATCATTGTTATCAATACTTAGTCGGTTATGTCGCACTTTAAAATAGTCATAATAGACCATTGAGCCCCAGTGAACATCAAACATAAATTGTTTTGGTTGATACATATTAATCGTTGGATTAGGTATACAATCGGCAGCAGTCCAGTTATTATCACTGTCTAATACATTTGCTCCAAAGTTTAATGTTGTGTTAATTTTGCAGTTTATATTGTGATACCCTAACAAAGCCCATGGAGGTGATGTACTGGGTAACTGAGAAGTTATTATTATTTGATTACCACTATAAATTGTTTCTGCCCATGCATTGCAGGATTGTGAAATGGAATTCAAAACTGTACCGTTTTCAGCAGAAATAAATATCCAATATCGATCATCGATTTCAGGTATATAAACGTCAAATTTATAAGCTAAAATGGAATTAGAAGATACTGAGTCTACCTTACTATTAAAGTAAACTACATCACCATCAAAAGAATTATATCGTGAGGCATTGCCCTTATCGTTAGTAGCATATTCATTTAACTTAAAAATAGATGAATCAAAATATTTTAACGCTAATTTTAGAGCCTCCTCTTTTTTAATCTTCGCTTTCTGTTCCTGTTTTACTTTCTGGCAAATCTCGCCATTTAAATAATATAACTTATTATTTTTGAAATGGAGTTTAAGAATAGAATATTCGATTGGAATTGATTTATACGTCTGAGTTAAAGTTATATGCTTAAACCCCAATTCATCAATTTCGCTTCGACTTTGATCAATTTCAAAGCTCAGAAAGCTATCAAGCTTAAGAAGCCGATCGAGTTTTTCTCCATAGTTCTCTTCTGTAATTTCT from Chitinophagales bacterium harbors:
- a CDS encoding M4 family metallopeptidase gives rise to the protein MKGLLIALFIIYGTSIKAQLISIEYKFHEDVTEITEENYGEKLDRLLKLDSFLSFEIDQSRSEIDELGFKHITLTQTYKSIPIEYSILKLHFKNNKLYYLNGEICQKVKQEQKAKIKKEEALKLALKYFDSSIFKLNEYATNDKGNASRYNSFDGDVVYFNSKVDSVSSNSILAYKFDVYIPEIDDRYWIFISAENGTVLNSISQSCNAWAETIYSGNQIIITSQLPSTSPPWALLGYHNINCKINTTLNFGANVLDSDNNWTAADCIPNPTINMYQPKQFMFDVHWGSMVYYDYFKVRHNRLSIDNNDGELLAWVQGSIDNAKWNGTHINIGGGFANNPYSTIDIVAHEWAHGMNSKTCKLITTGESGTINESLSDIWGACVEEYSDRNYPIPLNLKRNTWLVGEGVPKTRPSIRSMNNPNAELHPDTYNGTFWYQGTDEDKRVHINNGVMNFWFYLISMGGSGTNDHGNSYNVQRIYMSKAEKILYRAQTKYFTSTTGFLQARQLTIQAAKDLYGICSPEVKSVIDAWYAVGVGNSLIGGNSIYITDPVTYNNSDYKYAYYLVDASNIIEDNTWVTYESTNYVTLSDGFHAFRESDFSARIVPCNSSNGGMKVSAVSDNLIPEPVEKSSVDNIKFYPNPVHNLATLELNIKNEEVYIQCINMLGQIVYESVITNNLNTLDLSGLKNGQYLLRVSYNKQSKVFNIRKI